The DNA window ACAACAGCTTCATTCAGAACCTCATCACCATCAATATTAACAACCCATTCGTTTTTACATAAAGACATGGCATATTCTTTTTGCTTAGAAAACCCCATCCAATCCTTATGAAAAACTTTTGCTCCATTTTTCTTAGCAATATCAACTGTTGAATCTGTACTGCCAGAGTCTACAAGAATGATCTCATCAAATTGCTTCAATGGTTCCAGAACTTCCTGGAGATGCTCAGCTTCATTTAATGTCACCAGGTAAACACTTACAGGAATGTTTCTCTCCACGGCGAATACTCCAATTCAAATAATTTCTAGCCATTTCTTCATGACACTATCGATATCATATTGAGCAACCATTCTTTATGCTGAAATAGACATTTCAGAATAGTCATAATCATCCATATGTATTAAATGCAAGATACCCTTGCTGAGTTCAAAAACATTATCGGGCTCTATCAGAAGACCATTCTGACCGTTAGAGATCATTTCCGATGGGCCAGTTGGACAATCAAAGGCTACTACAGGAAGGCCGAACTGCTGGGCCTCCAAAAGAACCATAGGAAAGCCTTCATAGCGCGAACTAAGACAATATATTGATGCTGAGGAATAATGATCATCAATTGTCTTTGTTGCTGGCTCAAAAACCACCCTTTTATTTAATTGATTATCCTCAACATATTTCTTGAGTATATTCTCTTGACTACCACTTCCTACAATTTTCAACACCCAATCATTATTAACATTACACACCAGCTTCCAAGCCTTCAGGAGAAGATCGAATCCTTTTTGATCCTCTAGTCGGCCTACTGATAATACAGTTTTATTTTTTTTACTTGGTTTGGATTGAACAAGCTTTTTTTCTACTGGATTTGGTATGGGAAAAATTGAAGAATTGATTTCTTTTAGCCCCTTCCGCCAGTAATCAGCATCTGTATGTGTCAGCGTCACGACTACATCAGAGTATTTAGCTGCCAACTTTCTACCGAGCCCACGTCGTTTCGTAGAGGACCTCGAATTAAAATTAAAATGTTCCCAAGCAATTTTTTTTACGTTCAACCCCATGCAAGCCGTGGCAACATAACGAAACAAAGTAGTGTCAACAACAACCAAGGTTTCAAACTCCCCATTCCTTACTATTCGCCTAAGCTTCCATGCGACGGTGAGGAAATGCCGAGTAAATGAAACTCTTTTTTTTAACGGAAATAAACTGATAACCTTAACTTTTTCATCTAATTTAAAATACGGATGATCACCTTGCACTAAACTCAGAAATGTCACATCAAATCCAAGTGATGCAAACTTACTGGCTATAATACTAGAAACGCACTCTGTGCCCCCAGTACTATTAAGATTAGTGATACAAAACAAAATCTTCTTCAAGAAAGACCCCTAACATTATATTCATACATGGCATTATCATCAGAATCAAAGGTCAAAAGCATCACTATCAAAAATGAATAAATCATGACTCCGTTATTATGCGCAAAGAAAACCTGCGTAATACCAAAATCAATATAAGAAAAAACCAAAACCAGTCCAGCAACAGCTTTCGGAGAGCCTGGATTTCGTCTTAACATCCGATAAAAAATCAACGCAGGAATAAAATACAGAGCAAACAGACTGAGAATTCCTATCAGTCCTCTTCGGGCGCCAGCATCTAGAATCTCATTGTGTGAGTGACTGACGATGGATGGTGCAATAGCTCCCTCTTTACGTAACTCAGCTATGCGAGCCTCATAGCCAGAGCGCCCCATACCCCATAAAGGGCTTTCTGATATAACAATCATACTTCCACGCCATAGTTCAAAGCGGGTTCCGGTCGAAGTGCTACTCACTCCTTCAGAATACACTTCAATATCATGAAAAATCTCAAGAACACGCCCCTGCACCCCAGTGGCTGGTAAAAAATATATTGTCGTCAATAAGAGTGTGACGGATAAAACCACTACGGTAATGATTCTTTTTGACACAACCCCAAAGTATTGCTGGCCAATAAAAAACAATATCAACGGCAAGCCGATCCAGCCTCCTCTGCTCCCGGAAAGGAATGATGCAACAATACCCAGCAAGAATCCTATACTCATTACTGCAATCCATAACGACCTGAATTGCTGTTTGTGCATTGCCCAACGTATTCCAACCAGACACAGCAATCCGAATAGCATGGAGATATTTCCGAACTGAATAGCATTGGTAAAGCCATCAGCTCTGGGCACTCCTATAATCACTCGCTCATACAGCGCTATTGTACCGGCGGCAACAGCAGCAAAAGCGATACCAGACCAGAATGCTGTTTCCCTGGGTGGATATTTCAGGAAATAGAAAATGACGAATATTGCAGCAATAAACCGAAACGGTTTGTCATGCTCTCTCAGTGCCTGATCATGCCAGAAAACCTCCAGATGCCAGAGCAGTGAAAAAACCAAAAAGGTAGCGATGATTTTTTTAATGTCATCTGTTGTTTCAAAGAAACGCCTATTGGAGATTACAACGTATATTCCTGCTAAAAACATGATAATTGCCGGATAAACATACCCGGATGGATAAGTCAGAGACAGAGCGAAAAAAAGAAATACCAGCACGGACGAAATATTGTCTGAAAGAAAGGACATCCTGATGAATCGGGCCAAAATCAAATCCCTTAAATTTTAACAGGGTTAAAAAATCAAATAGTTGCCAGCAAAGCTTCTTCCACTTTATCCAGATCCGGAATCATGGCCGGGTCCTGCCCCAGCGTTACCGCGCGCGCATCGTAACCGCCCATATTCATGGCGTCCACATCCTGTATATCTTTTTCGTGGATGTGTACCAGTTTAGGAATACCCTGAATCAACAGGGCATAGAAAGGCATTTTCTTATTCGCACCGACACCGTTAATAATGGCAAAGCGGGCATTGGGGTTCGGGGCCGGGGCGGTCTGGCGGTTGAGCATTTCGTAGCACACCACAGGAACGGTGACGCCGCGCCAGTCAATACGGCCCAGAATCCAGTCCACGCTGGAGGCGGTGGTCAGCAGGTGTGAGAACGGAATAATCTCAGCCACCGACACGTTAGGCAGCAGCAGCTGTTTGTCTTTCAGCGGAATCAGCAGGCAATCCACCTGGTCTGGTGCGGCCGGTAAGGTTTTAGTGAGCGATTGATTCATGGTTTTGTATCCAGCTGTGTTTAACACGGTTTACCAGCTGTAAGGCCAGCTGGTAAGGATCGCCAATGTAATTTACGCGCCGGGTGGCGATAGCGCTTTCCGGCATGGAAGAGTTGCCGCAGGTGGCCGGGGTTTGTACCCACACCGGCACATCGGGGTCGGTCAGGGTAGCCAGCGCTTCGGCCCCGTCATTGCCCATACCACTGAACAAAATGTATCCGGCTTTGTGGCCATAGCTGCGGCTGATATTGAGTATGACCTGGTCAATGGATGGGCCATAGGGGCCAGGCCAGTCGGTGCCCAGGGTTTGCGGTAACCCCTTATCGTCAAAGCAGAATTCGTGCTGAATCGGTGCCACCAGCACTTCACCGCAACGCAGCGGTTCGCCGGCGCGGAAGTTTTTCAGGCTGTATGCAGCGTGCCGGCCGATGGTTTTGCACAGGCTTTGTTCAAAGCGCGGGTCAATGTGCTGGGCATACACAAAAGCCACCGGCAAGCCGGCGGGTAAGGCATCGAGAAAGGCTTTTACGGCTTCCGGGCCGCCCAGTGAGGCACCCAGCACCCATACGCAGCTTGCTACCTGCTGGCTGAAATCCTGCCCGGCTAAGCTGGCGGGTAGCGGTATGCGGGGGTTTTGCTGCCCCGGCAGCTGCTCCAGTGCCTGGCTGTTTTCGGCCAGCAAAGGGGTTACCTGGGTCAGTTCCAGCAGTTTGCTGTAGAGTTTTTTTTCCCATTTCGGAAAGGTCGGGCAGGTTTTTTGCGGGGCTTTTTCCAGCCCGATCAGCACCGGAATATCGCCATCCAGCAGGTTATCCAGCCAGTGCAGGTTTTCATCGTCTTCGTGGCGGATATCCACCACCCAGGCATCCAGCCTGAGTTCCGCCCCCAGCTCCGGCAAGCGCTCGGGGTCGGTGCTCAGCACCACGTCAAAACCAAAGTGCACTAAGGCGGTTTTGAGCAGGTGCTGCTGCAGCCGGTCGTCGGCCAGTATCCCGACCCGGGGCAGCGCCATATCAGTGCTCCCCGCGTCCCAGCAGGCGGTTCATGGTGCCCAGCAGAATATCTTCCTGGAACGGCTTACCGAGGTATTCGTTCACCCCAATCGACATCGCCCGTTCGCGGTGTTTATCACCGGTACGCGAGGTGATCATGATGATCGGAATGTCTTGTAAGCGTGAATCGTGGCGCACCAGCGAGGCCACTTCAAAGCCGTCCATGCGCGGCATTTCAATATCCAGCAGCATCAGGTCGGGTTTGTGGTCCTGCAGGGTGGCCATGGCATCCACACCGTCTTTGGCGGTGAATACTTCCATGCCGTTACGTTCCAGCAGGCGCGTGGTTACCTTCCGTACGGTTACCGAGTCATCCACCACCAGAATGCGTGGCAGGCGGCTTTCCAGTTCATGACGACGTTCCGCTTCCTGGTGATCCAGCAGTTTGGCCTGCTGGTATTCCAGGCTGGACTGGGTACGGATCATGGCCGGCAGGTCGAGAATGATGACCACCGAACCGTCACCCAGAATGGTACCGCCAGACACACCCATCACGCCGGCGAATTGCGGGCCGAGGGTTTTTACCACAATTTCCCGCGAGCCCAGCAGACTGTCGACCTGCAGGGCAAAGGGTGTGGTGCCCCGCACCAGCAAGACCGGCAATGGCATGGTCTGGGCACTGAACTTGGGTGAGGCTTCGTTTTCCAGCATCACGCCCAGGTATTCAATGCGGTAATCGGTGCTGGCGTAGTGGTACTTACGCTCAGCCTGCGGCTGTTCATACAGGGCCTGCATCTGGTTAACCGGCACCCGCACAATACCCTGAATGTTGTTCAGCGGTACGGCGTACAGGTCGTCGCCGACTTTCACCATCAGGGCGCGGTTGACCGATACGGTGAACGGCAGACGCACCACGAAGCGGGTACCCACACCGGCTTCGGACTGAATTTCGACCGAGCCGCCCATCTGTTTGATTTCGCTGGCCACCACGTCCATGCCGACGCCACGGCCGGAAATCTGGGTAATGGCTTCGGCGGTAGAGAAACCGGCCTGCAGAATAAACTGCAGCACTTCCTGATCCGGCAGCTCGTTCTCATCGCTCATCAAGCCACGTTCAATGGCTTTTTTGCGCACGGCGGCCAGGTTAATACCGCGACCGTCGTCGGTCATGGTGATCAGTACATCACCACCGTCACGGCTGATCTCGAGGTCAATGCTGCCCACGTCCGACTTGCCGGCACTGGCGCGCTGTTCGCGGGTTTCAATACCGTGGTCCACCGCGTTACGCACCATGTGCTCAAGCGGGGAGATCATGCGTTCCAGAATGGTGCGGTCCATTTCGCCGTCGGCGTTGTAGACGCGCAATTCCACCTGTTTATCCAGCTCCAGACTCACCTGCCGCACAATACGGCGCAGGCGCGGCACCAGCCGCTGGAACGGTACCATGCGGGTTTTCATCAACCCTTCCTGCAGTTCCGTGTTCACACGGCTTTGCTGCAGCAGCAGGGTTTCCGCATCGCGGGTCTTGTAGCTGAGGGTTTCTTTCAGATCGAGCAAGTCGGAAGCCGATTCCACCAGCGCCCGCGACAGCTGCTGAATGGTGGAGTAACGGTCCATTTCCAGCGGGTCGAAATCTTCGTATTCCGGGCCGTGACGTTCCTGGCGGAACAGTACCTGGGCTTCGGTTTCCATATCCAGACGGCGCAGCTGGTCGCGCAGACGATCCAGCGTCATGTCCATTTCGTCGAGGGTGTGGGCGAAGTCAGTCACCTGCTGTTCCAGACGGCCACGGCCAATGGAGGTTTCACCGGCCAGGTTCACCAGGCTGTCGAGCAGGTCGGCAGAAACTTTTACCAGTTCCTGCGGTGCTTTGTTGCGCGTCTGCTGTTGTACTTTTTGCTGCGCTTGCGGCTGCGGTTGCTGCGGTTTGTCTGCAACCGGTACCGGGCTTGTGGCCGCAGCAGCCGGACGCAGCGGCACCACATTGGTACCGGCAACAGGCTGTTCCTGTTCCGGTTCCTGCTCTTGCGGTTCGTCAGCCTCAGCAGCTGACGGTACGTCTGCCGGTGGTTGCGGTGCCAGTGTCAGCGAGGCTTCGCCCAGCACCACCAGGCCATCGCCCTGCAGCGCGGCAGCGACCTGATCAACCTCTTGCATCAGCTCATCCTGACGCTGGTAAGCGCCCTGGAAGAAAGCCGCATCGCGGTTAATCTGGCCCTGCTGGGCGCGCAGAATATGGGTTTCAAAATCGTGCGCGAGGTCACCAATCCGGCTGAGGCCAGCCAGCCGCGCCCCACCTTTCAGGGTATGCAATACACGCTGAGCCTCTTCCGGCCCGGCATGCTCGTCCGGTTCCTGTTCCCAGTCATGCAGCGCACGGTCGAGTGCTTCCTGCAGTTCATGAGCTTCTTCCAGGAAAATTTCCAGAATTTCGCGGTCCGATTCGTCCAGCGTTTCGGTATGAATGGCGGCAGAAATGGCCGGAACCGTTTCGGTGGCACTTTCATCGTCCACATAGTCCGGTACTTCGGCATAGGCCTGGCCACGCAGAAAACCACGGATTTCCGCCATCATGGCATCGGCCGGTTCCGGTACTTGCCCGCCA is part of the Venatoribacter cucullus genome and encodes:
- a CDS encoding chemotaxis protein CheW; this encodes MNQSLTKTLPAAPDQVDCLLIPLKDKQLLLPNVSVAEIIPFSHLLTTASSVDWILGRIDWRGVTVPVVCYEMLNRQTAPAPNPNARFAIINGVGANKKMPFYALLIQGIPKLVHIHEKDIQDVDAMNMGGYDARAVTLGQDPAMIPDLDKVEEALLATI
- a CDS encoding chemotaxis protein CheB, with translation MALPRVGILADDRLQQHLLKTALVHFGFDVVLSTDPERLPELGAELRLDAWVVDIRHEDDENLHWLDNLLDGDIPVLIGLEKAPQKTCPTFPKWEKKLYSKLLELTQVTPLLAENSQALEQLPGQQNPRIPLPASLAGQDFSQQVASCVWVLGASLGGPEAVKAFLDALPAGLPVAFVYAQHIDPRFEQSLCKTIGRHAAYSLKNFRAGEPLRCGEVLVAPIQHEFCFDDKGLPQTLGTDWPGPYGPSIDQVILNISRSYGHKAGYILFSGMGNDGAEALATLTDPDVPVWVQTPATCGNSSMPESAIATRRVNYIGDPYQLALQLVNRVKHSWIQNHESIAH
- a CDS encoding O-antigen ligase family protein, translating into MARFIRMSFLSDNISSVLVFLFFALSLTYPSGYVYPAIIMFLAGIYVVISNRRFFETTDDIKKIIATFLVFSLLWHLEVFWHDQALREHDKPFRFIAAIFVIFYFLKYPPRETAFWSGIAFAAVAAGTIALYERVIIGVPRADGFTNAIQFGNISMLFGLLCLVGIRWAMHKQQFRSLWIAVMSIGFLLGIVASFLSGSRGGWIGLPLILFFIGQQYFGVVSKRIITVVVLSVTLLLTTIYFLPATGVQGRVLEIFHDIEVYSEGVSSTSTGTRFELWRGSMIVISESPLWGMGRSGYEARIAELRKEGAIAPSIVSHSHNEILDAGARRGLIGILSLFALYFIPALIFYRMLRRNPGSPKAVAGLVLVFSYIDFGITQVFFAHNNGVMIYSFLIVMLLTFDSDDNAMYEYNVRGLS
- a CDS encoding glycosyltransferase family 4 protein: MKKILFCITNLNSTGGTECVSSIIASKFASLGFDVTFLSLVQGDHPYFKLDEKVKVISLFPLKKRVSFTRHFLTVAWKLRRIVRNGEFETLVVVDTTLFRYVATACMGLNVKKIAWEHFNFNSRSSTKRRGLGRKLAAKYSDVVVTLTHTDADYWRKGLKEINSSIFPIPNPVEKKLVQSKPSKKNKTVLSVGRLEDQKGFDLLLKAWKLVCNVNNDWVLKIVGSGSQENILKKYVEDNQLNKRVVFEPATKTIDDHYSSASIYCLSSRYEGFPMVLLEAQQFGLPVVAFDCPTGPSEMISNGQNGLLIEPDNVFELSKGILHLIHMDDYDYSEMSISA